In the genome of Nocardia sp. NBC_00416, one region contains:
- a CDS encoding ABC1 kinase family protein, whose protein sequence is MAKQVPTSRLARGTKLGAVAAGSMVRKQRARLSMRGRSEAVRARMAEESILRSTEQLVMVLGTMKGVAMKLGQMMSVLDLDLVPPEHRERFQKRLAVLRNAAPSVSFEAMRAVIEEDYGQPLDAAFAEFEPEAIAAASIGQVYLARLHDGRQVAVKVQYPGIDAAVRADLKNLSMFRRVLQSAMPWVTPAVLDELRLNMEAELDYHIEAETQRDIAALYADHPFVVVPRPVLEHSTRRVLVTEYLGGTAFEDVRRMPPAERDRVGEIIYRFYVGSLFNFNEFCGDPHPGNVLLAEDGRVGFLDFGLYNRMDPEHVRFEAICLCAAAEDRGADLRDLMIQRGVIDSTDEIGVDECLEYVLSASEWCLVDQELTITPELASGAFLLAVDPRSSEFSGMKQQNLPPEHLFSRRADFLTFGMLGQLEATANWHRIAREWLYGEEPATELGRLHREWLDERRPAKRGRRRSG, encoded by the coding sequence ATGGCGAAACAAGTGCCGACATCCCGGCTGGCCCGCGGCACCAAACTGGGTGCCGTCGCGGCCGGATCGATGGTGCGCAAACAACGCGCCCGGCTCTCGATGCGCGGCCGCTCGGAGGCCGTACGCGCCCGGATGGCCGAAGAATCGATCCTGCGTAGTACCGAGCAGCTCGTCATGGTGCTGGGCACCATGAAGGGTGTGGCCATGAAACTGGGCCAGATGATGTCGGTACTCGATCTCGACCTGGTGCCGCCGGAACATCGCGAACGATTCCAGAAGAGGCTCGCGGTACTGCGCAATGCCGCGCCGTCGGTGTCGTTCGAGGCCATGCGTGCCGTGATCGAAGAGGATTACGGGCAGCCGCTGGACGCGGCGTTCGCCGAATTCGAACCCGAGGCGATCGCGGCCGCCTCCATCGGCCAGGTCTATCTGGCGCGGCTGCACGACGGCCGGCAGGTCGCGGTGAAAGTGCAGTATCCGGGGATCGACGCCGCTGTCCGGGCGGATCTGAAGAACCTGTCGATGTTCCGTCGGGTGCTGCAGTCCGCGATGCCGTGGGTGACACCCGCGGTTCTCGACGAGCTGCGGCTGAACATGGAAGCCGAACTCGACTACCACATCGAAGCCGAGACCCAGCGCGATATCGCGGCCCTGTACGCCGACCACCCGTTCGTCGTCGTCCCACGGCCCGTGCTCGAACACAGCACGCGACGGGTACTGGTCACCGAATATCTGGGTGGTACGGCGTTCGAGGACGTCAGGCGGATGCCGCCGGCCGAACGCGACCGGGTCGGCGAGATCATCTATCGCTTCTATGTGGGCTCACTGTTCAACTTCAACGAGTTCTGCGGCGACCCGCACCCGGGCAATGTCCTGCTCGCCGAGGACGGTCGCGTAGGTTTCCTGGACTTCGGGCTCTACAACCGGATGGACCCCGAACACGTCCGATTCGAGGCGATCTGCTTGTGCGCGGCGGCCGAGGACCGCGGTGCGGATCTACGCGATCTGATGATCCAGCGCGGGGTCATCGACTCGACCGACGAGATCGGGGTCGACGAGTGTCTGGAATACGTGCTCTCGGCATCGGAATGGTGTCTGGTGGATCAGGAACTCACCATCACGCCGGAATTGGCCAGTGGGGCGTTCCTGCTGGCCGTGGACCCGCGTTCCAGCGAATTCTCCGGGATGAAACAGCAGAATCTGCCGCCGGAACATCTGTTCTCGCGGCGCGCCGATTTCCTGACCTTCGGCATGCTGGGCCAGCTCGAGGCCACCGCCAACTGGCACCGCATCGCCCGCGAATGGTTGTACGGCGAGGAACCGGCCACCGAACTCGGCCGACTCCATCGAGAGTGGCTGGACGAGCGCCGTCCGGCCAAGCGCGGTAGGCGGCGCTCGGGTTAG
- a CDS encoding helix-turn-helix domain-containing protein: MADHLEVSAERTDDPAASAGAGDKAARVVNAAQDIGGFIRAQREAAQVSLRQLAQLAGVSNPYLSQIERGLRNPSAEVLTQIAKALRVSSEVLYVRAGYLEQRPHSPVRDAVLADSAISERQKQVLLDIYESFRRENGPEETIPRDSVVPQPTTDAPRQENDK, from the coding sequence ATGGCCGACCATCTCGAGGTTTCCGCCGAGCGCACCGACGATCCGGCAGCGTCTGCCGGCGCCGGCGACAAGGCAGCCCGCGTGGTCAACGCGGCGCAGGACATCGGAGGGTTCATCAGGGCGCAGCGCGAGGCCGCGCAGGTCTCGTTGCGTCAGCTCGCCCAGCTGGCGGGGGTCAGCAACCCGTATCTCAGTCAGATCGAGCGCGGATTGCGCAACCCCTCCGCCGAAGTGCTCACGCAGATCGCCAAGGCTCTGCGGGTGTCTTCGGAGGTGTTGTACGTGCGCGCCGGCTACCTCGAGCAGCGGCCGCACAGTCCCGTCCGGGACGCCGTGCTGGCCGATTCCGCGATCAGCGAGCGGCAGAAGCAGGTGCTCCTGGACATATACGAGTCGTTCCGCCGGGAGAACGGGCCGGAGGAAACGATCCCCCGGGACAGTGTTGTTCCACAACCGACTACCGACGCTCCACGCCAGGAGAACGATAAATGA
- a CDS encoding DUF445 domain-containing protein, giving the protein MQKATGTSAVLDSAAGAPGPGGPADPPGVFATLTDDAAKRRDLWRMKAVATGLLVVATVIYLVCRWLESRGGVGGWVGYVRAASEAGMVGALADWFAVTALFRHPLGLPIPHTAIIRRKKDQLGASLGDFVGTNFLSPEVVTAKVNSAQIPWRVGRWMANPGNAARVADESSTILRAVVGVLRDEDVEQIIDNTIVKRIAEPQWGPPIGRVLAELLADNRQLPLLDLLAERAHQWALGSQETIDRIVMGEAPQWAPKFVNVLLSEKVYRELVEFTWKVRSTPDHEVRLAANRFLEEFAHDLQYDEMMIAKAERIKTEIMGREEITGLAEATWRAAKRLILESADDPNSTLRRKVAENVQQLGERLRDDTGTRAKVDSWIERGARYLAANYADEIATIVSDTVARWDAEEASKKIEVQVGRDLQFIRINGTVVGSLAGLVIYTVSQLMFGG; this is encoded by the coding sequence ATGCAGAAAGCGACCGGCACTAGCGCGGTGCTCGATTCCGCTGCCGGGGCTCCCGGCCCCGGCGGCCCGGCGGACCCCCCGGGCGTCTTCGCCACCCTCACCGACGACGCGGCCAAACGGCGTGATCTGTGGCGGATGAAGGCCGTCGCCACCGGCCTGCTGGTCGTCGCCACTGTCATCTATCTGGTGTGCCGGTGGCTGGAGTCGCGGGGCGGGGTGGGCGGCTGGGTCGGCTATGTGCGCGCGGCCTCGGAAGCGGGGATGGTCGGCGCGCTGGCCGACTGGTTCGCGGTGACCGCGCTGTTCCGGCATCCACTCGGGCTGCCGATCCCGCATACCGCGATCATCCGGCGGAAGAAGGATCAACTGGGCGCCAGCCTGGGCGATTTCGTCGGCACCAACTTCCTGTCCCCTGAGGTCGTGACCGCGAAGGTGAACTCCGCGCAGATCCCGTGGCGGGTGGGGCGCTGGATGGCGAACCCCGGCAATGCCGCGCGGGTGGCCGACGAGAGTTCGACGATCCTGCGCGCGGTGGTGGGTGTGCTGCGCGACGAGGACGTCGAGCAGATCATCGACAACACGATCGTGAAACGGATCGCCGAACCGCAGTGGGGCCCGCCGATCGGACGCGTTCTGGCCGAGCTGCTGGCCGACAACCGGCAGCTGCCGCTGCTGGATCTGCTCGCCGAACGGGCCCACCAGTGGGCACTGGGTAGTCAGGAGACGATCGATCGGATCGTCATGGGCGAGGCGCCGCAGTGGGCGCCGAAATTCGTGAACGTGCTGCTGTCCGAGAAGGTGTACCGCGAACTGGTCGAGTTCACCTGGAAAGTGCGGTCCACCCCCGACCACGAGGTCCGGCTGGCCGCCAACCGGTTCCTCGAGGAATTCGCCCACGACCTGCAATACGACGAGATGATGATCGCCAAGGCCGAGCGGATCAAAACCGAGATCATGGGCCGGGAGGAGATCACCGGCCTCGCCGAGGCGACCTGGCGGGCGGCCAAACGATTGATCCTGGAATCCGCCGACGATCCGAACAGCACCCTGCGTCGCAAAGTCGCGGAGAATGTGCAGCAGCTCGGTGAACGGTTGCGCGACGACACCGGCACCCGCGCCAAGGTCGACAGCTGGATCGAGCGGGGCGCCCGCTATCTGGCGGCCAATTACGCGGACGAGATCGCCACGATCGTCAGCGATACGGTCGCGCGCTGGGATGCCGAAGAAGCGAGCAAGAAGATCGAGGTGCAGGTCGGGCGGGATCTGCAGTTCATCCGGATCAACGGCACCGTGGTCGGGAGCCTGGCGGGGTTGGTGATCTACACGGTGTCGCAGCTGATGTTCGGGGGGTGA
- a CDS encoding saccharopine dehydrogenase family protein has product MTDTREFDLIVFGATGFVGKLTAQYLRGAAPAGARIALAGRSPDKLEAVRAEIGADDWGTVVADTTDQESMDALAARATAVITTVGPYLRYGMPMVAACAKAGTHYADLTGEPLFIRDAIDAHHDEAARTGAKIVNSCGYDSVPSDLSVYQLYRRTVADNTGELGDTTLIATLRGGVSGGTVDSGRAMMEAVAADKSKGAVLSHPYSLSPDKAMDPDVGRQSDLTFQRARDIDPSLDGWVSTFVMAAHNTKIVRRSNGLLGWVYGKNFRYRETMSAGRSPLAPVIAAGISGGVVAGMAAGGLLSRFGAGRAVLDRILPAPGTGPSEATRESGWFRMRTYTRTSSGARYLATFAGQGDPGYKATAVMLGESGLALAFDEKPDIAGVLTPAAAMGDALTGRLRAAGITVDVELLG; this is encoded by the coding sequence ATGACGGACACACGCGAATTCGACCTGATCGTCTTCGGCGCCACCGGCTTCGTCGGCAAACTGACCGCCCAGTACCTGCGGGGCGCCGCGCCCGCGGGCGCCAGAATCGCGCTCGCCGGGCGGTCACCGGACAAACTCGAGGCGGTCCGCGCCGAAATCGGCGCCGACGACTGGGGAACGGTGGTCGCCGACACCACCGACCAGGAGTCGATGGACGCCCTCGCGGCCCGCGCCACGGCGGTGATCACCACGGTGGGCCCGTATCTGCGCTACGGGATGCCGATGGTCGCCGCCTGCGCGAAAGCCGGCACCCACTACGCGGATCTGACCGGCGAGCCGCTGTTCATCCGAGACGCCATCGATGCCCACCACGACGAAGCCGCGCGTACCGGCGCGAAGATCGTGAACTCCTGCGGCTACGACTCGGTTCCCTCGGACCTGAGCGTCTATCAGCTCTATCGGCGGACGGTCGCCGACAACACCGGCGAACTCGGCGACACCACCCTGATCGCCACGCTGCGCGGCGGGGTGAGCGGCGGCACCGTCGATTCCGGCCGCGCGATGATGGAGGCGGTCGCCGCGGACAAATCCAAGGGCGCGGTCCTCAGCCATCCGTACTCGCTGAGCCCCGACAAGGCCATGGACCCCGACGTCGGCCGCCAGTCCGATCTCACCTTCCAGCGGGCGCGCGATATCGACCCGAGTCTGGACGGCTGGGTGAGCACTTTCGTCATGGCCGCGCACAACACCAAGATCGTGCGTCGCAGCAACGGCCTGCTGGGCTGGGTGTACGGCAAGAACTTCCGCTACCGCGAGACCATGAGCGCGGGGAGATCGCCGCTGGCGCCGGTCATCGCCGCGGGGATCTCCGGCGGGGTCGTGGCCGGGATGGCCGCCGGCGGCCTGCTGTCCCGGTTCGGCGCCGGTCGCGCGGTGCTCGACCGGATCCTGCCCGCGCCGGGCACCGGTCCGAGCGAAGCGACCCGGGAGAGCGGGTGGTTCCGGATGCGCACCTATACGCGCACCTCCTCGGGCGCACGGTATCTCGCGACCTTCGCCGGACAGGGCGACCCCGGATACAAGGCGACCGCGGTCATGCTCGGTGAGAGCGGACTCGCGCTGGCCTTCGACGAGAAACCGGACATCGCCGGTGTACTCACCCCCGCCGCGGCCATGGGCGACGCCCTGACCGGACGCCTGCGCGCGGCCGGGATCACCGTCGACGTCGAGCTACTGGGATGA
- a CDS encoding heparin-binding hemagglutinin: MTEKYTTAKPLFATVGATDAVYAAVLDAVTQVRERATDVNGRVDGARERFAGLPADVQTQFEQIRARLSELPSELPEDLAELREKFTADELRKLAEQYYRQVLDLYADLAVRGEETVDRLRANHLVEEQVGRVETLYKDASIRAEEVFGRVNGLIGRTGKTEFAEDAPVAEPVAPEVLDAEVVAPVSEPAPLPAPTPEPVKKAPAAKKAPAAKKTAPAKKAAPKKA, encoded by the coding sequence ATGACCGAGAAGTACACCACTGCCAAACCACTGTTCGCCACCGTCGGCGCCACGGATGCCGTGTACGCCGCGGTTCTCGACGCCGTGACCCAGGTGCGTGAGCGCGCTACCGATGTCAACGGCCGGGTCGACGGGGCTCGTGAGCGGTTCGCCGGTCTGCCTGCCGACGTGCAGACCCAGTTCGAACAGATCCGGGCGCGGCTGTCCGAGCTGCCCTCGGAGCTGCCGGAGGATCTGGCCGAGCTGCGTGAGAAATTCACCGCCGACGAGCTGCGCAAGCTCGCCGAGCAGTACTACCGCCAGGTTCTCGATCTCTACGCGGATCTGGCCGTGCGCGGTGAGGAGACCGTCGACCGGCTCCGGGCGAATCATCTGGTCGAGGAGCAGGTCGGCCGGGTGGAGACCCTGTACAAGGACGCCAGCATCCGTGCCGAGGAGGTTTTCGGCCGGGTGAACGGGCTGATCGGCCGTACCGGCAAGACCGAGTTCGCGGAGGATGCTCCGGTGGCCGAGCCGGTGGCGCCCGAGGTGCTCGACGCCGAAGTGGTCGCGCCCGTATCCGAGCCGGCGCCCTTGCCCGCGCCGACGCCTGAACCGGTGAAGAAGGCGCCCGCCGCGAAGAAGGCTCCGGCCGCCAAGAAGACCGCCCCGGCGAAGAAAGCCGCGCCGAAGAAGGCCTGA
- a CDS encoding TetR/AcrR family transcriptional regulator: MGKSAERPAPVRTAARTDGRKRRWRQHKIDRREELVDGTLAAVRTRGGNAGMDEIAAEIGVSKTVLYRYFSDKNDLVNAAMQRFIEITLMPRVYGAISLDADEYQLVRSALAEYVGAVDEDPEVYRFIMGTGSGDPAALADFERLFAEVVAAAITERGSERGIETEGVMLWSYVLVGGIQLATHWWTTHKTLPREEVIDYLTMMVWSAIEGMARAGGSRTRFTEQEHVLPPVPSDDQAV, translated from the coding sequence ATCGGGAAATCCGCCGAGCGACCGGCGCCGGTGCGTACTGCTGCGCGGACCGACGGCCGTAAACGCCGCTGGCGCCAGCACAAGATCGACCGGCGGGAAGAGCTCGTCGACGGCACTCTGGCCGCGGTGCGCACTCGCGGGGGCAATGCCGGAATGGACGAGATCGCCGCCGAGATCGGTGTGTCCAAGACCGTCCTCTACCGGTATTTCTCCGATAAGAACGACCTGGTCAACGCCGCGATGCAGCGGTTCATCGAGATCACCCTGATGCCACGTGTCTACGGCGCGATCAGCCTGGACGCCGACGAGTACCAACTCGTGCGGTCCGCGCTGGCCGAATATGTGGGGGCGGTCGACGAGGACCCGGAGGTGTACCGGTTCATCATGGGCACCGGTTCCGGCGACCCGGCCGCGCTGGCCGATTTCGAGCGGCTGTTCGCCGAGGTGGTCGCGGCCGCCATCACCGAACGCGGCAGTGAGCGCGGTATCGAGACCGAAGGCGTGATGCTGTGGTCCTATGTGCTCGTCGGCGGTATCCAGCTCGCCACTCACTGGTGGACCACCCATAAGACGCTGCCCCGCGAAGAGGTGATCGATTACCTCACCATGATGGTGTGGAGCGCGATCGAGGGCATGGCGCGCGCCGGTGGTTCCCGGACCCGGTTCACCGAGCAGGAGCATGTACTCCCCCCGGTTCCATCGGACGACCAGGCCGTCTGA
- a CDS encoding DUF2516 family protein, which yields MEQVYGLTGWIMAALWLLAISATVFALVHAVRQRSDAFAAVDKLTKPIWLGILGVAILLLLVDFLGLGLPAFIAIIATGIYLADVRPKVDEVQRGPRW from the coding sequence GTGGAACAGGTGTATGGCTTGACCGGGTGGATCATGGCCGCGCTGTGGCTGCTGGCGATCAGCGCGACCGTTTTCGCGCTGGTGCACGCCGTGCGCCAGCGTTCCGACGCGTTCGCCGCGGTCGACAAACTGACCAAACCCATTTGGCTGGGGATCCTGGGGGTGGCGATATTGCTGCTGCTGGTGGATTTCCTCGGACTGGGTCTGCCGGCGTTCATCGCGATCATCGCGACGGGTATCTATCTGGCCGATGTGCGGCCGAAGGTGGACGAGGTCCAGCGCGGTCCGCGCTGGTAG